In Panicum virgatum strain AP13 chromosome 4N, P.virgatum_v5, whole genome shotgun sequence, a single window of DNA contains:
- the LOC120669871 gene encoding ATP-dependent 6-phosphofructokinase 6-like, translating into MAPPPASRAADSPPADPSRPAAGAPEPITVPSPRDHLHHHLIDRRDTPRGRAWEPERSRRGGAMDGAAAVKLVSGEAGYVLEDVPHVSDYLPDLPTYPNPLQDNPAYSVVKQYFVNPDDTVCQKIVVHKDGPRGNHFRRAGPRQRVYFEPDEVHACIVTCGGLCPGLNTVIREIVCGLSDMYGVTKILGIQGGYRGFYARNTITLTPKSVNDIHKRGGTILGSSRGGHDTMKIVDSIQDRGINQVYVIGGDGTQRGAGVIFEEVKRRGLKVSVAGIPKTIDNDIPVIDKSFGFDTAVEEAQRAINAAHVEAVSAENGIGLVKLMGRHSGFIAHYATLASRDVDCCLIPESPFYLEGEGGLFRYIEKRLKDNGHMVIVVAEGAGQKLIAETMQSIGKDASGNELLLDVGLWLSQKINEYFKRNKMTINLKYIDPTYMIRAIPSNASDNVYCTLLAHSVVHGAMAGYTGFTIGQVNGRHCYIPFYRITEKQNRVSITDRMWARLLSSTNQPSFLCNKVVEEAKKEQERTAQLIDGSPSHRKLDGKVEGPNSGDTK; encoded by the exons atggcgccgccgcccgcgtcgcgCGCTGCTGACTCGCCCCCTGCTGATCCCAgcaggcccgccgccggcgcgcccgaGCCGATCACCGTCCCGAGCCCGCGggaccacctccaccaccacctgaTCGATCGCCGGGACACGccgcggggccgcgcgtgggagCCGGAGCGGAGCCGGCGCGGAGGGGCGatggacggggcggcggcggtcaagcTGGTGTCCGGCGAGGCCGGGTACGTCCTCGAGGACGTGCCGCACGTGTCCGATTACCTCCCTGATCTCCCG ACCTACCCAAATCCATTGCAAGATAACCCAGCATACTCGGTTGTGAA GCAGTACTTCGTAAACCCGGACGACACTGTCTGTCAGAAG ATTGTTGTTCACAAGGATGGCCCCAGAGGGAACCACTTCCGTCGTGCCGGACCTCGCCAAAGG GTCTATTTTGAACCAGATGAGGTCCATGCATGCATTGTTACCTGTGGAGGATTATGCCCTGGACTTAATACTGTGATTAGGGAAATTGTATGCGGTTTATCTGACATGTATGGTGTCACCAAGATACTTGGGATTCAG gGTGGGTATAGAGGCTTCTATGCTCGCAACACCATCACTTTGACTCCAAAGAGTGTAAATGACATTCACAAAAGGGGTGGGACTATTCTCGGATCATCCCGAGGAGGCCATGACACCATGAAGATTGTTGACAGTATTCAAGATCGTGGCATAAATCAG GTCTATGTAATTGGTGGTGATGGTACTCAAAGGGGAGCAGGAGTTATATTTGAA GAAGTTAAAAGGCGTGGTCTGAAAGTTTCTGTTGCTGGCATTCCAAAGACTATTGACAATGACATCCCT GTAATTGACAAGTCATTTGGTTTCGACACAGCAGTCGAGGAGGCTCAACGTGCAATAAATGCTGCTCATGTGGAAGCTGTAAGTGCTGAGAACGGTATAGGTCTTGTCAAGCTAATGGGTCGACAcagtg GTTTTATTGCGCATTATGCTACTCTGGCTAGCAGGGACGTG GATTGTTGCTTGATTCCAGAGTCACCTTTCTATCTGGAAGGTGAAGGTGGACTTTTCAGATATATAGAAAAGCGTTTGAAGGATAATGGTCATATGGTTATTGTTGTTGCTGAGGGTGCCGGACAGAAACTTATTGCTGAAACCATGCAGTCAATTGGGAAAGATGCCTCAGGCAATGAGCTGCTTCTTGACGTTGGTCTTTGGTTATCTCAAAAGATAAAT GAGTACTTCAAGAGAAACAAGATGACCATTAATCTGAAGTACATAG ATCCGACATACATGATCCGTGCCATCCCTAGCAATGCATCTGATAACGTCTATTGCACACTGTTGGCTCACAGTGTGGTCCATGGTGCCATGGCTGGATATACTGGCTTCACCATTGGTCAAGTGAATGGTCGGCATTGCTATATTCCCTTCTAT AGGATAACCGAGAAGCAGAACAGAGTTTCGATAACCGACAGGATGTGGGCAAGGCTGCTCTCCTCGACCAACCAGCCAAGCTTCCTGTGCAACAAAGTTGTCGAAGAGGCGAAGAAGGAACAGGAAAGGACGGCCCAACTTATAGATGGCTCGCCTTCCCATCGGAAGCTTGACGGGAAGGTTGAAGGTCCCAACTCTGGTGATACGAAGTGA